In one window of Chryseobacterium viscerum DNA:
- a CDS encoding helix-turn-helix domain-containing protein — MDKYSFLEITAFIGIFLVFFLALFLLTVKTKHRLANWLLAFFLFTNAVDAFKFLMRDFPVNFINLEAFRWSINYLVPASFYLYVLSVCFSKFRLKPKHLLHTIPFVAFNLYMMSGIYFEDRAAKVSFINAMNQTPIMHFFYFLFEFLFQVYFIASFLVIRKSKTVYLENYTNPNISILNALYKITILYYVLHFLVLIRWLVSFIFGWGELRQWIVTLDGFAFFFCTCWYLFVALNNPEFFRGVNSQLKPLVDLIPKQKSSPILDDEKNKQIIALKEFMIKNEPYLDSSLTIQDLAEQLNMPVKDLSALINLYMNKHFFDFINEYRIEKAKEILKNPLQKELTILEILYEVGFNSKSSFSTSFKKYTGTTPTNFRKNPN; from the coding sequence ATGGACAAATACAGCTTTTTAGAAATAACCGCCTTTATTGGAATTTTTCTTGTATTTTTTCTTGCGTTGTTTTTATTGACTGTAAAAACCAAGCACAGACTTGCAAATTGGCTTCTTGCTTTTTTTCTTTTTACAAACGCTGTAGATGCTTTTAAATTTTTGATGCGTGATTTTCCTGTTAATTTTATTAACCTCGAGGCTTTTCGTTGGAGTATAAACTATTTGGTTCCGGCATCATTTTATCTCTATGTACTGTCCGTTTGTTTTTCCAAATTTCGATTAAAACCGAAACATTTATTGCATACCATTCCGTTTGTTGCTTTCAATTTGTATATGATGTCAGGAATATATTTTGAGGATAGAGCTGCGAAAGTGAGTTTCATAAATGCGATGAATCAAACGCCTATCATGCATTTTTTTTATTTCCTTTTCGAATTTCTATTTCAAGTTTATTTTATTGCTTCATTTCTGGTTATTAGAAAATCTAAAACTGTCTATCTCGAGAATTATACAAATCCAAATATTTCTATTCTAAATGCACTTTACAAAATAACAATTCTATATTATGTTTTACATTTTTTAGTTCTTATAAGATGGCTGGTTAGCTTTATCTTTGGTTGGGGAGAACTCAGACAATGGATTGTTACCCTTGACGGATTTGCCTTTTTCTTTTGTACGTGTTGGTATCTATTTGTTGCATTAAATAATCCTGAATTTTTCAGAGGAGTTAATTCTCAATTGAAACCTCTCGTAGATCTAATTCCGAAACAAAAATCCTCTCCCATACTTGACGATGAAAAAAATAAGCAAATCATAGCTTTGAAAGAATTTATGATTAAAAATGAACCTTATTTAGATTCTTCATTGACGATTCAGGATTTGGCAGAACAATTAAATATGCCCGTCAAAGATTTATCGGCTTTGATTAATCTGTATATGAATAAGCATTTTTTTGATTTCATTAATGAATATCGAATCGAAAAAGCTAAAGAAATATTGAAAAATCCTTTGCAAAAAGAACTGACTATTTTAGAAATTCTTTATGAGGTTGGTTTCAATTCCAAATCGTCGTTTAGTACTTCTTTTAAAAAATATACAGGAACAACTCCGACAAATTTCAGAAAAAACCCAAATTAA
- a CDS encoding SDR family NAD(P)-dependent oxidoreductase, translating into MRKVLITGANKGLGFELAKYLLQKGYFVYLGCRNIEIGQKAINDLKSSGLENCMLLEINISDEESVKKAAKEFGKDSDVLDILINNAGILGRRQSKDNPLNLSDVREVFETNFFGTIAVTEAFLPYLKKSPLPVIENITSDLSSLTKHQDPQWLLYNAKSISYGPSKTALNAYTVALAYEYKDLGFKINCVTPGWTSTDFNGNSGGKSAAENCINLAKYAMLDKNGPTGKFFGEEGELPW; encoded by the coding sequence ATGAGAAAAGTACTTATTACAGGTGCCAATAAAGGCCTTGGCTTTGAGCTTGCCAAATATCTTCTTCAGAAAGGATATTTTGTTTACCTCGGATGCCGAAATATTGAAATAGGCCAGAAAGCAATTAATGATTTAAAAAGCTCCGGTTTAGAAAATTGCATGCTATTAGAAATCAACATATCAGATGAAGAATCTGTAAAGAAAGCTGCAAAGGAATTCGGAAAGGATAGCGATGTGCTTGATATCCTGATCAACAATGCCGGCATTCTAGGTAGAAGACAAAGTAAGGATAACCCTTTAAATCTTTCTGATGTGCGGGAAGTTTTTGAAACAAACTTTTTCGGGACCATTGCCGTAACAGAAGCATTCCTGCCATATTTAAAAAAATCACCTCTGCCTGTGATTGAAAATATTACAAGCGATCTATCGTCATTAACAAAGCACCAGGACCCGCAATGGCTTCTATATAATGCTAAATCTATTAGTTATGGTCCTTCTAAAACAGCTTTAAACGCTTATACAGTTGCCTTAGCATATGAATATAAAGATCTTGGTTTTAAAATAAATTGTGTTACTCCGGGATGGACTTCCACAGACTTTAATGGTAACAGTGGTGGAAAATCTGCGGCAGAAAACTGTATAAACCTTGCTAAATATGCAATGCTTGACAAGAATGGGCCTACTGGAAAGTTTTTTGGAGAAGAGGGTGAATTACCGTGGTAA
- a CDS encoding helix-turn-helix domain-containing protein, whose protein sequence is MATTEQAQVFFYCTEQNNLAIESFMVEHKIWHIQKGYILFYEDGKTHRADAGQTILLRRNQLIKASLMDSENGEKFEMVKILLTRDFLNSLILEDLHAANTDSDSSKEYMERFLIAKNDLMSGFFESLKPYINSGQNIPGQLSTNKTKEIFLLLEILWPGIKKSLFDFTEPIKLELGEFMSKNYIYNITLERFAYLSGRSLATFKRDFKKIYNLPPHKWLMKMRLEEAKRLIFEEKKAPSSIYLQVGFENLSHFSTTFKKYYGFNASSEKIPT, encoded by the coding sequence ATGGCAACAACCGAACAGGCTCAGGTATTCTTTTACTGTACTGAACAAAATAATTTAGCGATCGAATCTTTTATGGTAGAACATAAGATATGGCATATCCAAAAAGGATATATATTATTTTATGAAGATGGTAAGACACACCGGGCAGATGCGGGCCAAACCATCCTACTCCGAAGAAACCAGCTGATAAAAGCTTCATTGATGGACAGTGAAAATGGGGAAAAGTTTGAGATGGTCAAAATTTTGCTTACACGCGATTTTTTAAATAGTCTTATACTGGAAGATCTACATGCAGCAAATACAGATTCAGACTCTTCCAAAGAATATATGGAAAGATTTCTTATAGCTAAAAATGATCTTATGTCAGGTTTTTTTGAATCGCTAAAGCCTTATATCAATTCAGGACAGAATATTCCAGGACAACTAAGTACTAACAAGACAAAAGAGATTTTTTTGTTGCTGGAAATACTTTGGCCCGGTATCAAAAAAAGTCTTTTTGATTTTACTGAACCGATAAAACTTGAATTGGGTGAGTTTATGAGCAAGAACTATATTTACAATATTACCTTAGAACGATTTGCTTACCTTTCTGGTCGGAGTTTAGCCACATTTAAAAGAGACTTTAAGAAAATCTATAATCTGCCTCCGCATAAATGGCTAATGAAAATGCGCCTTGAAGAAGCCAAAAGGCTTATTTTTGAAGAAAAGAAAGCCCCCTCTTCCATATACCTGCAGGTTGGCTTTGAAAATCTTTCACATTTTTCCACCACATTTAAAAAATACTATGGCTTCAATGCCTCCTCTGAAAAGATTCCCACGTGA
- a CDS encoding response regulator transcription factor, whose protein sequence is MTIFPVIDNQAPHTLLDQTFKGELDPKMSLEKYRHVAFIFSVLQNSLAVLTDLKSKEKYVYHGGLSLYFGIAEEKSSSIQSSVGTDSILSLIHPDDLRTRHLLELKLFHFIKDKNSKDRLNFHIILGIRVLNKDQQYIPIELKIFFGSSTDSIQLILYQYSFSSGMNHTSVPVIINSSNGQILSDHNFNTKKILTKREVEILKEISVGRASKEISQRLFISKNTVDRHRQNIMEKLRVKSALEACHIANKMGII, encoded by the coding sequence ATGACCATTTTTCCAGTAATTGATAATCAGGCTCCACATACTCTTCTTGACCAGACGTTTAAAGGAGAACTTGATCCGAAAATGTCATTGGAAAAATACAGACATGTTGCCTTTATATTTTCAGTACTGCAAAACTCTTTGGCAGTTCTTACTGATTTAAAATCAAAAGAAAAATATGTTTATCACGGAGGGCTGTCTTTATATTTTGGTATTGCTGAAGAAAAATCCAGTTCCATCCAAAGTTCAGTTGGAACCGACAGTATTCTATCGCTTATTCATCCTGATGATCTTAGGACAAGACATCTTTTGGAGCTTAAATTATTCCATTTTATAAAGGATAAAAACTCAAAAGACAGACTGAATTTCCATATCATTCTCGGTATAAGAGTGTTAAATAAAGACCAACAGTATATTCCGATTGAACTGAAAATATTCTTCGGGTCCTCTACAGACAGCATCCAACTCATTTTATATCAGTACAGTTTTAGCAGCGGTATGAATCATACTTCTGTGCCTGTAATCATCAATTCAAGTAATGGTCAAATTCTTTCTGATCATAATTTCAATACCAAAAAGATCCTTACCAAAAGAGAGGTAGAAATTTTAAAAGAAATATCAGTCGGCAGGGCCAGCAAAGAAATTTCTCAAAGACTTTTTATTAGCAAAAACACCGTTGATCGTCACAGGCAGAACATTATGGAGAAACTTCGAGTAAAAAGTGCGCTTGAAGCATGTCATATAGCAAATAAAATGGGGATTATTTAG
- a CDS encoding ABC transporter substrate-binding protein, translating to MKQRILLLFTVFALTACKRESKISSSDWTNISARTQFKEHDGTLELKSGNFTYNFKQNQTPFKKIILLNASMAGYISELGAENLIIGVSSPEYIYSDKIQNLLKEGKIQNVGSEQKYDVEKIISMKPDAIFTNHIASFDNTYELLKNNGIQVVFLDEYMEQKPLEKTAYIKLFGEFFGKEKEAEAKYQEVEKNYSELKKLASTAKEKPVVLANEMYGDVWYLPGGNTSVAHYISDANANYIMKDNKDEKALTMSFEEVYAKAGGVQYWVNAGSHTSKKEMFGMNPFYGKLDVFNKGKIYTIAGKEKLKANDFFESGVVRADLILKDYIKIFHPELLPDYQLTYMKELQ from the coding sequence ATGAAACAAAGAATTTTACTTTTATTTACGGTTTTTGCGCTAACAGCTTGTAAAAGAGAATCAAAAATTTCGTCCTCAGACTGGACAAATATCTCCGCCCGTACCCAGTTTAAGGAGCATGATGGTACCTTGGAGCTGAAATCGGGGAATTTCACTTATAATTTTAAACAAAATCAGACTCCATTCAAGAAAATTATCCTGTTGAATGCAAGTATGGCAGGGTATATTTCAGAGCTCGGAGCAGAAAATTTAATCATAGGAGTTTCCAGTCCGGAGTATATTTATTCAGATAAAATCCAGAATCTACTGAAAGAAGGAAAAATTCAGAATGTAGGAAGCGAACAGAAATACGATGTGGAAAAGATCATTTCCATGAAACCCGATGCTATTTTTACCAATCATATTGCCAGTTTTGATAATACTTATGAGCTTTTGAAAAATAATGGTATTCAGGTTGTATTTCTTGATGAATACATGGAACAGAAACCTTTGGAAAAAACGGCCTATATCAAGCTTTTCGGAGAATTTTTCGGAAAAGAAAAGGAAGCAGAAGCTAAATATCAGGAGGTTGAAAAAAATTATAGTGAGCTGAAAAAACTGGCTTCAACAGCAAAAGAAAAACCAGTTGTCCTAGCTAACGAAATGTATGGAGATGTGTGGTATCTTCCCGGAGGAAATACTTCCGTTGCTCATTATATTTCTGATGCCAATGCGAATTATATCATGAAGGACAACAAAGATGAAAAAGCACTGACAATGAGCTTTGAAGAAGTATATGCCAAAGCAGGAGGGGTACAGTACTGGGTAAATGCAGGAAGTCACACTTCAAAAAAAGAAATGTTTGGAATGAATCCCTTCTACGGAAAACTTGATGTATTCAATAAAGGAAAAATATACACTATTGCAGGAAAAGAAAAACTGAAAGCTAATGATTTCTTTGAAAGTGGTGTCGTAAGAGCAGATCTTATTCTTAAAGATTATATTAAAATCTTCCATCCTGAACTTTTACCAGATTATCAGCTTACTTACATGAAAGAATTACAGTAA
- the mtgA gene encoding monofunctional biosynthetic peptidoglycan transglycosylase — protein MWKKIKQLIFIILVLNVVFIIWGRFFNPPITLTQIGGLFEYGKLHRDYISYDEMGSNVKKAVIASEDQKFFDHDGFDYTAIEKAMKYNEKGKKIRGGSTISQQTAKNIFLWQGRSWVRKGLEAVYTFIIEKVWSKDIILERYLNSIEMGQGVFGVEAAAQYYFGKSSKDLSASDAAWIAAVLPNPKKYDPKNPSPYLRKKHNWIMRQMRNVSLK, from the coding sequence ATGTGGAAAAAAATTAAACAGCTTATCTTCATCATTCTGGTTCTGAATGTAGTGTTTATTATCTGGGGCAGGTTTTTTAATCCGCCAATTACCCTTACCCAGATAGGAGGTCTTTTTGAATATGGAAAACTACACAGAGATTATATTTCCTATGACGAAATGGGAAGCAATGTAAAAAAAGCAGTAATTGCTTCTGAAGACCAGAAATTCTTTGATCATGACGGTTTCGATTATACAGCCATCGAAAAAGCTATGAAATATAATGAGAAGGGTAAAAAAATAAGAGGAGGAAGTACCATTTCCCAACAGACAGCAAAGAATATATTTCTTTGGCAGGGAAGGAGCTGGGTAAGAAAAGGGCTGGAAGCTGTCTATACTTTTATCATAGAAAAAGTATGGAGTAAAGATATTATCCTTGAAAGATACCTGAATTCCATTGAAATGGGGCAGGGTGTATTTGGGGTGGAAGCTGCTGCTCAATATTATTTTGGAAAATCATCCAAAGACCTAAGTGCTTCAGATGCAGCCTGGATTGCCGCTGTATTGCCTAATCCGAAAAAGTATGACCCTAAAAATCCATCTCCCTATTTAAGAAAGAAACATAATTGGATCATGAGACAGATGAGGAATGTGAGTTTGAAATAG
- a CDS encoding site-specific recombinase codes for MKFFNSSTNFESVLKKYFSFKNETLSLEPFAEFLETIKEADFTDVLNFFRSNPNFAENFKHYIHNIFRGRPFNLSLTEANILSENAFFPELKKRILNKVLPPVENEKTVWFMIDNVSLRPKKDLRYLHNLPENEIDEFLNMLGASDFILKPNVKKELIFSMNILSWRVTGMAMEVEVVRMAPQYRNLDNPFLALQNELETLAEDLVKDPELQLHSKDSRYKQIKIYAEQCQEFVNIAFKNSAKYGISGKINQSLLKIRQQTERIYEIVQLLVIDTDEDVQIKSKQLIFNILSYKSHKNNISDLINDSTRLISHLITNHTAEAGTHYITSTRKEYMTMFYKASGGGIIVGALCVLKMLYGYIPGSDFSHAFLYSMNYAMGFVMIYLMGFTLATKQPAMTAATMTKVLSEEGKTQRNNTEFAHLVSKLFRSQFIAFVGNVLLAFPVALAIIYGLDVFFSQNLAVDRSDKLLKDLDPFKSKAILHASIAGFYLFISGIISGNIGNNSVFYQIPERIAKNLSIRSFFGKKFAKGLSKYYAKNWPGIVSNFWFGVFLGATAPVGMFFGLDLDIRHITFAAGNFALGLYGKDFSVDSYTFWMSFVTVFLIGFFNFLVSFSLSMFLAFRSRKMNFGQVSEIYKEIFRYFMKHPLKFFLPLSSRLDKKADDLMNSTISNKSEEH; via the coding sequence ATGAAATTCTTTAATTCCAGCACAAACTTTGAGTCAGTTCTTAAAAAATATTTTTCTTTTAAGAATGAAACCCTTTCTTTAGAGCCCTTTGCAGAGTTTTTAGAGACAATTAAAGAGGCAGACTTTACAGATGTGCTCAATTTTTTCAGAAGCAATCCTAATTTTGCTGAGAACTTTAAACATTATATCCACAATATATTTAGAGGAAGACCCTTCAATCTTTCGTTGACGGAGGCTAATATTCTTTCAGAAAATGCTTTCTTTCCGGAACTTAAAAAAAGAATCCTGAACAAGGTTTTGCCACCTGTTGAAAACGAAAAAACGGTGTGGTTTATGATTGATAATGTGAGTCTTAGACCGAAGAAGGATCTTAGATATCTTCATAATCTTCCTGAAAATGAGATTGATGAATTTTTAAACATGCTGGGGGCTTCGGATTTTATTCTGAAACCCAATGTGAAAAAAGAACTTATTTTCTCAATGAATATTCTTTCCTGGAGGGTTACGGGGATGGCTATGGAAGTGGAAGTGGTGAGAATGGCTCCGCAGTACAGAAATCTGGACAACCCGTTTCTTGCGCTTCAGAACGAACTGGAAACATTAGCAGAAGATCTGGTAAAAGACCCTGAACTTCAGCTGCATTCCAAGGACAGCAGATATAAGCAAATTAAAATCTATGCAGAACAATGCCAGGAATTTGTAAATATTGCTTTTAAAAATTCTGCCAAATATGGTATTTCCGGAAAGATCAATCAATCCCTGTTAAAAATTCGCCAGCAGACTGAAAGGATATATGAAATTGTTCAGTTATTGGTTATCGATACCGATGAAGATGTTCAGATAAAATCTAAACAGTTGATCTTTAATATTCTGAGTTATAAATCTCATAAAAATAATATTTCTGATCTGATTAACGATAGTACAAGACTGATTTCCCACCTTATTACCAATCATACCGCAGAAGCAGGGACGCACTATATTACTTCTACCCGAAAGGAATATATGACCATGTTCTACAAGGCTAGTGGCGGTGGAATTATTGTAGGGGCACTTTGTGTTCTGAAAATGCTCTACGGATATATCCCCGGGAGTGACTTTTCACACGCTTTTCTGTACTCCATGAACTATGCAATGGGATTCGTGATGATCTATCTGATGGGCTTTACTCTTGCTACAAAACAGCCGGCAATGACTGCTGCTACGATGACAAAAGTATTGTCTGAAGAAGGAAAGACCCAAAGAAACAATACTGAGTTTGCCCATTTGGTATCCAAATTATTCCGAAGTCAGTTTATTGCCTTTGTAGGAAATGTATTGCTTGCTTTTCCGGTGGCGCTTGCCATTATTTACGGATTGGATGTGTTTTTCTCACAAAATCTGGCTGTAGACAGATCTGATAAATTGTTAAAAGACCTTGATCCTTTTAAATCAAAAGCGATTCTGCATGCAAGTATTGCTGGGTTTTATCTTTTTATTTCAGGGATTATTTCAGGGAATATCGGGAACAATTCCGTGTTTTACCAGATTCCGGAAAGAATTGCCAAGAACCTTTCAATCAGAAGCTTTTTCGGAAAGAAATTTGCTAAAGGACTTTCAAAATATTATGCTAAAAACTGGCCTGGAATTGTTTCCAACTTTTGGTTTGGGGTGTTCCTTGGAGCAACAGCTCCGGTAGGGATGTTTTTCGGGTTGGATCTTGATATCAGGCATATTACATTTGCAGCGGGTAACTTTGCGTTGGGACTATATGGAAAAGATTTTTCAGTAGATTCTTATACGTTCTGGATGTCTTTTGTAACAGTTTTCCTGATAGGTTTCTTCAACTTCCTGGTAAGTTTCAGCTTATCCATGTTCCTGGCATTCCGATCAAGAAAGATGAATTTCGGACAGGTAAGTGAGATCTATAAAGAAATCTTCAGGTATTTTATGAAGCATCCGTTGAAATTCTTCCTGCCATTAAGTTCCAGACTGGATAAGAAAGCAGATGATCTTATGAACAGTACTATTTCTAATAAATCAGAAGAACATTAA
- the recF gene encoding DNA replication/repair protein RecF (All proteins in this family for which functions are known are DNA-binding proteins that assist the filamentation of RecA onto DNA for the initiation of recombination or recombinational repair.) has product MIIKKLSLYNFKNHSEKKFEFSPQINCFVGNNGVGKTNILDALHYLSVGKSFLGNTDLNNIKKEEDFFTLDAEIMNEDSEDIIRITQPKEAKKVIKKNDKSYDRLADHIGYLPSVMISPYDSNLISDSGESRRKFLDAMISQTDSEYLFDLIQYQKTIQQRNALLKYFAKNRTWDKDSLEIYDDPITKFGTKIFKKRKEFVEQLNPIVQNFYQIISGGKETVSVIYESHLLEDSFENLLKESLERDRMLTYTSKGIHKDDLLFEMDHVLIKKTGSQGQQKSFLISLKLAQMSLVKELTKKTPILLLDDIFDKLDDTRVSQLIELVNKESFGQIFITDTHRERTESVVKKINEESIIFEV; this is encoded by the coding sequence ATGATTATTAAGAAGCTTTCCCTCTACAATTTCAAAAACCACTCTGAGAAAAAATTTGAATTTTCCCCGCAGATCAATTGTTTTGTGGGCAATAACGGTGTGGGAAAGACCAATATTCTGGATGCTCTGCATTATTTATCTGTAGGAAAAAGCTTCCTGGGAAATACAGATCTCAATAATATTAAAAAAGAAGAAGACTTCTTTACTCTTGATGCTGAAATTATGAATGAGGACAGCGAAGATATCATTAGAATCACCCAGCCCAAAGAAGCCAAAAAGGTGATCAAAAAGAATGATAAGAGCTATGACAGGCTCGCAGATCATATCGGCTACCTTCCGAGTGTTATGATTTCTCCCTACGATTCCAATCTCATTTCAGATTCCGGAGAAAGCAGACGAAAGTTTCTGGATGCAATGATCTCTCAAACGGATTCAGAATATCTTTTTGACCTCATCCAATATCAGAAAACAATTCAGCAGCGAAATGCTTTACTGAAATATTTTGCCAAAAACAGAACGTGGGATAAAGATTCACTTGAAATTTACGATGACCCGATCACAAAATTTGGGACTAAAATTTTTAAGAAAAGAAAAGAGTTTGTAGAACAGCTCAACCCTATTGTTCAGAATTTCTATCAGATTATTTCTGGTGGGAAAGAAACAGTATCTGTTATTTATGAATCTCATTTGCTGGAAGATTCTTTTGAAAACCTTTTAAAAGAAAGCCTTGAAAGAGACCGTATGCTCACCTATACTTCAAAAGGAATTCATAAAGATGATCTTCTTTTTGAAATGGATCATGTTTTAATCAAAAAAACAGGATCTCAGGGGCAGCAGAAATCCTTCCTTATTTCTTTAAAACTGGCTCAGATGAGTCTTGTAAAAGAGCTCACAAAAAAGACTCCTATTCTATTGCTTGATGATATTTTTGATAAACTTGATGATACGAGAGTTTCACAACTAATTGAGCTGGTAAATAAAGAAAGTTTTGGGCAGATTTTCATAACAGACACTCATCGAGAACGTACAGAAAGCGTGGTAAAGAAAATTAATGAGGAAAGTATAATTTTTGAAGTCTAA